The genomic DNA CCTTGGGGGGGTAAAGAACCTTCATGCAAGGTGTCCCATAGGTTCAGGTTCTTCTGCCCACCACTGCTGACGAAGGAAGTAGTTTCACAGTGAGGTGcagttacatatttttttctgccagttttataacttgtttatttattgatcagttttttatctgattttttttcttgcgttACTTTTATAACCTAGTTCTTTTATCTAGATTTTTTCAAGATATGCGTAATACTTGTGATTGTGTAACTGGGTTCTTACTTGCAGGATTGtaacataaagaaaaaaccttgttaaaataataaaagaacagaACATTATCATTAATGAAAACTGTAAAATGAGCAAGAATACAGGATTGGACCAGGACATTTGCCCTATTATCAAGGAGTATGCAAACCAAATATCTGTAAGGTTTGTCAAACATTTTCCTAAGTTATCAAAGAGGACAACAGTTAAAAAGAGGAAATGGTTTGGGTGGTCATGGTAGATTTAACTATTGTAGTCAAACAAAAGCAACTCTGTAGCACTTTTAAGCAGTGATGATCTCATTAATCAATTCCACAAAACCCCTCAAAAAGAACTTTGGATTTCAGCATCTATATAAGATCTTCATAAATACCTGTGCACCCAGTTTTGTCATTATCAAGTTTCATTCATCATGccaataaattaatttttcagttaGCCAATACTAGTCTAGAATAATTCTCAGAAGAAAAAGCCTTGAATTCCAATTTTAGGAATGAAATGAACGATCTCTTCCCTCACTGCAAGATCTGAACCTGTGTCCTTAGAAAGTACTCACCTGCGGCACCAGCCATGCTGTCACAAGTGCTAAATTTCCATCTTAAACAGCAAGTGTTCAtctcttgtattttcctcttcttctcctcaggACCCACTGGAGTTAGAGCACTTTCAGGAGATAAAGATTGAAGAAGAAGATCCCCTGAGTGATCCTTACCTGCTAGATGAAGGGGCATCCGATGACGGTCTAGCTGACATAATCGCTTCAGTTAAACAAGAATATACCTCATGGACAGACAAAAGCAATCAGGTGGTTCTATTTTCTCGTTGCATTTTCAGTTTGGTTCctgattttgttcatttttttctgttaatgcTTTTTGTTTGAAGGAtttttagaagtacattcacaatGTGTTCTTGCAAACTTGGCCCTTTTTGTGTATTTGTCCCTCTGCAGCACATGCCAAGATGCGTGCATATAATATTTAAAAGTACAGTATTGTGTTCTCAGAAAGTTGGTGACACTGTTTCTATATTTCTGAAATTTTGATCAGCATATTAGCTAACTCATAATGGTAGATAAGAAAACTGTTTACACAAGtatcttgaatttattttaatcttctctTTACGTGGATTTAATGAATTTATTGTCTACTTTATCACAGGACAATCAGAAAGTTGTTGTTGCAGAGGAAGATTTTTCTCAGAAGAAAATCACTTCAAAACAGTCTGAAACAAAGACTGGGATTGTGGGTGAAGAGTTGTATACTTTAGCAGACAAGAGTCCAGAGGACCTGACAAGAACCACAAAAAGTGTGCCATTTAAATGGAAAGACGAAACGCCACAAGGAAAGTCATCTCAAGAGGAGAGAACAGCCAAAAGACGCCGGAAGGTCTTGAAGGAAAACTCGGAGTCAGACACAGAGTTTTCTCAGCATTTTACAAAAGATGTCTATGATGTGTTCGGGATGCATGTAGCGAAGACCCTTCGAGACATCAATAACATAGAGGTGTTCAACAGAGTGAAGATTAAAATCAACGACATACTCTTAGACGCCCTGGCTGGTGACTTTTCAAGTCCAGGGTTTAAGATAAAACCCAGTGTAGGAACACAATTTCCCCCGGTAGGCGAGGAAGTCTCTAATACAACACCACCAGGTCAGTCTTTTGGAAGGAAGGCCCTCTCAGAGAAAAACTTCTCAGCACCAAGGAAGGGAACCCACAAGAAAGCAGTGCTTGTTGTTTCGCCCGGTTTAGACAAGACTCAAAAGAGCTCTGTAGATCACTCGAGCAGCATTCCTCAGCAATCTAGAATTCCCGTAACGAGTCACAGCATAAATCAACCAACAACATTACCTGTTCACTCCTCACTTCCAGAAACAACTTATACCACTTCTGTGCACCCCCTTGTGTGTACATCTCAACATTCAAGCATTCCCACGACCTCTCACGTTTTAGGTCAGCCAGTTACAGTACCCGTTACTTTCATAGTTCCAGGCAAGACCCAAGCGAAAACTGTCGATCCACATGGCACCACTTCCAATCTTAATAGAATGACTGAAACTACTCAATGTGCAAACATGATTGCAGTTTTACCTGCTGCTTCTTTTGGTCTGGCCATTACTCCAACCAGGTCTGGAAGTATACCTCAGAGTTCTGGAGTTCCTGAGACTACTCAGAGAAGCACAGATGCAACTCAGACAAGTACTGTGGACCCAAGTGGTAGTATTTCCCAACAATCTGAAATTCCTGTGACCACTCAAACTATACCCCACCTACATCCTATAAGTAGCTCTCAGAGTTCTGGAGTTCCTGAGACTACTCATAGAAGCACAGATGCAACTCAGACAAGTAGTGTGGACCCAAGTGGTAGTATTTCTCAACATTCTGAAACTCCTGTGCCCACGCAAACTATTCCCAACTTACCTCATGTAcctggaaagagaaaaaagaatctAGCAGCTCGGAATCCTCTAGAATCCTAGCGTTGCGCAATTGTACCTGTTGTGAAGAGGACAGCCACGTTGAAGTCAGGAGCAAGGAGGAGACATAGACAGTGGAATTCATTGTATCTGATGAATAAAAGttattcttttcatcttcattatttGAAATCCTTGTGGAATAGATTCATATCTCCGTCAGACTTGGGAAATAATGGTGAAATGAGCTCGCGGGCATAAGAAATGAACAAAGACGGCTTGCTCATCTACCAGTATACAGAATGTACAGCAAGATAGCTTTGAATATTTaagatgaatatatttttttacaatttgtagATGATGTTACTTTCTTTTGACGGCAATTTCTGGCTGAAGCCCAATCAGGTATTGAACCACTCGGGATCGCGAGCAGGTCGATGTTGCTCTTCGGGGGAATCAAGTAATAAACATAATCCTGGTTTCTGAGTGGTTAATAATTGTGAACGAAGTGATTTGTCGTCTGTGCTGGAGatcagataagaaaaaaagatgCTCATTTGAATATGTAATCCCGTAAAGCACACTCCAATGACGTAGTAATTAGCTTGTACTTTTCTGTATTCACTACTTGTAATTAGATTACGTGACAATGCACATTCGAAGAGgaataagaaaagagagagagagagtaaagttttCTTATGAATCATGCTAGAATGATTATTTATATGGTGTGATATAATATACGGTATACATATAATGGAAATGAGGTTGACATGACGCACCTTTGATAGATAGCTGCAATGATAAAgctgcaaagagagagagtgaatgagtGAGTGGGTAACgcccacacgtacacacaaacatacatacaacacacacgtATCTGTAAATATAGTGGGTAAGATTATAATGAAGGTTTTCCGCCCATCCCATTTTAATTACTCTTGGGTGGTATGCGTGAGGATACACtatgtaataagtatatatatgtgtgtgtgtgtagaattacGCAACGTGGAGTCCAGTCAGTAGTTGGGTGGGTGACCTCGCATGATGATCGTTTAAAAAGCGAACGGGAGATGATGATGAGGAAGttctccaaagagagagagagagagaaaggaaaacagCGAGTGCAGCTGCACTGTGCAAGTGCACAGTCATCGCTTTTCAAGATTCTTTATTGCCTCGTATTTGGAACGTTTCCTGCGGAGTCACTGACGTCCTCTTGccctcccccacaccccccccccttacccacCCCCCTACCCCTACTCTCTCCCTTCCCCATACCACCCCCCCACCCGTTTGGAGATCTCTGGCCAATGGTCATCGGaaaactaattattatttttatcatgattATTTCCGTCATTGACAAGGTGGATGCTTTGCTAATGTGACTTGCAGCCTTGTGGCCGTAAGTAGCCCAGAATGACTAGagaaggggaaataaaaaaaggcagcagcaattattttttttattggaaatatatacatttacagtttcttacaatttataatattgtatatgcatTTCAGTCAATTTACAtaagtaaaattattatataattatcaaagAAAGGAAAGGACATACTTTGAAGTAAACAATATTTTGCATTTATCCCCAAAGTGCTTTTAACAATATAAATCTCGTTTCGAACGTTCTACTTTCTGCAAACGAAATCATACTTAACTCCTCTGCTAAGTGCATTCATTACTTTACGAATAGACCAAATCCCAGCTATATATTCACTTGTCAAAGTCGTTGCTGTAATTTTAAGTCATTCTTTGGCGTATGCCCGAAGGAGCAAGTTAGTAATATGTCACCGCTGAGATGTGGAAAACTatagaagagagaaagatgagaatGATGCTGATGTACTAATTGTTAAAAGGATGCGcttgaagagagagggagagagagattctttgttcCCTCAGTCACCATTTTATGTCAGTAAAAGACCCTGATCtattattgcctctctctctcactctctctctctctctctctctctaaacatttaaacacattatatatatatatatatatatatatatatatatataatctactggtcatttttaccagctACATACGTAAATGTAATCTCACATGGGTTACATCTCccctccccaaaccccccccAAATCCCCTTCCACCCACACAGGGCCACATTCCCCTTCAAACAAGTTATCTTAATTTTTCCGTACCCACATGAACTCTTGCCAgagcccttccccttccccttccccccccccccacactcttCAACACCCCACGGCACCCAACCATACACTACCACCCCACCCTACAACGTTAATCCACACCACCTTGGTACTACAGATCCCATTTCCTATCCCCACAGTGCTCGTCTATTCCCCTCTTCCCCACAAGCATTTATGTCTTTTCCCACAACCCTACACCAATCCCAACGAGACAGTCTTTCACTCCCACAGAAGTCCAGACTTCCCCCCACAAGATTCAGTGAGTCTTTCCAACAAAGTATACTGACTCTCCCACGTGACTCAGTGATTCTTCCCACATGACACAGTGAGTCATTCCAAGAAAGTATACAAACTTTCCCACCACTCAGAGGTACTAGTAGTATATACATACGATTCCCCACAAAACTCAATCTTCCCCACAATATTCTTGGCCTCTCCCACAATCCTACTTCTTACATGTGGCTTcttccccacccacccacccgccACCCACAGATGCATCAAACGTCACCTCTTACgaataaaattaaagaattatagtgACGCATTTTCACCAAATACCAAACAAACACCATCAACCTTGAGCCTACATAGCTCGGTTATCGTTCGTAAGAAAAATCCGCTCTATTTCCCACCTTTATTATTCACTTATCTCTcctcgggggacataatatttccCTTCGCAAATGCTTTTTCGTAAAGAAGAAACGAACACCGACGTGAATATTGTGACGGAAAGTCCTGCGATAACGGGAGAAAGTTGAAGCGAAAAATGCGCAGTAAACAACACGATGGCGGTGACGTTGCCACGTCTCTGGCAACTGTACATTCGGTATGAGCAAGGCCCCCAAAGCCACGGTCGTCCATTTGGCAGCGCGGCGTGTAGGTCATTGTGGCCGTAGgacgtttatgtgtgtgtgtcggttacgtacatacatgtgtgcgtgtgtgaatgacTGCTAGCTAGCTAGACtcgccctctcccctccccctccaatcGTTACATCCCCCTGTACCTCGAGGCCTCCTCCATtcctccctccacccccccccctccaacaccCTCGAGGCCTCCATTCCAttcccctccctccatcccccccccctccaacaccCCTCCCAGAGCCTCCAATTCCATCCACCACAAACCTTCCCTTTGGGAAGTTTAGTGACCCCTGGACTGGGTTTCGTGGTGGGGGGACCTtcccccatccctccctccttcccctgcCCACTTCctgccctccccctcctcctactccttctcccccaccccccccaaaagaccaccaccaccacaactggAGGTTTCTCGTCATGTGCAAGTGTACATGATAATGCACATTTCCGTTTTTCTTCAGTGTCAAcgataatgatctctctctctctctctctctctctctctctctctctctctctctctgcaacattACGTAGATTAAGGCACTGTCtgagtcttacacacacacacacgaacgtgCAGGAATCCGTTTATTTTCGCCATATATGACGAATAGACTGATAAAGTCTTCGTGCGTTCGTGTGTATAATACGaagtttgtttttatgaaaagcaaaATATATGGGCTTTGTATTTTCATGGCGTAGATTTTTGGTAGGTCACGAAGACGAGGGAAATAGTTAAGATGTATGTGAGAAAAAGATTTCACAATTCCGAGGTACCTACCTACTCTGATTCACTTACAGGGGGGAGTAGCCTAGTCTCACATGCGTgtacgtagtctctctctctctctctctctctctctctctctctctctctctctctctcttatacacacactAAACATAGGAAACATTCTTCCTCCACGCcagtctctctctcaacaccTACATacagcacaacacacacacaccctttctctctctctctctctctcttagctcgAGCACACACCTTGAAACTTGGCTATGCAGACCCTGTAGCTAGCTAGTACTATAAACACGAACACTAGAAACTTCGAGCAATAACGTCATTGCTTAGCCGGGTGACCACATATGAATACCAGGTATACCTGtaaaagggggcggggggcgggaaATGCCTTCTAAGTTCTGTAACTTACAACTATTATAGGTAAGTGAGATAATTAAGGTTCAGGCCAGCCTAGTTGTTGAAATTgtctagtaaatatataaaaaaaaaaacttctgtgaCTTAAATTCTTTAATTTTGAATTATCATGATAATGTAATaatactgaataatatatatatatatatatatatatatatatatatatatatgaataacttgataacgaagtatataaaacgtgatgctatgtataaataaaggttatatatatatatatatatatatatatatatatatatatatatatatatatatatatatatagatatatatatatatatatatatatatatatatatatatatatatatatatatatatatatatatatatatatatatatatatatatagaaaacaatgtattatatatccttTTCTGTCATCATAATGATAACAGGAACAAATACAATATAAGCAACTCCAGTAGTGATGATAAAAGTAATGATACCAAAGCCATATTTGGCTCGTATGAGCCTTAGCGTGACTAGGTcagtctaaaaaaaaagaaaaaaaaattatagtgaaGAGAATGAGGGATTAAAAAACTGTAtattattacctctctctctctctctctctctctcgtaagccaAGTCATGATTGAAGCAAGTCACCCTTGAATAGATATAACGTAAGAAATTCTGCAAGAATACAAAAGTCTCAGACAGGCTCTTGTGCCAAAGGTATTTtcctactgctctctctctctctctctctctctctctctctctctctctctctctctctccatcatgtTCCAGCCGTGTGTGTATTAATTATTTATCGAtttgccaactctctctctctctctctctctctctctctctctctctctctctctctctctctcctcaattatCTAATTCCTCCATTCTCGCTACGCGAAGCACTGAGAGGAATTATTAATTTCGTCGTGAATAATGAAAACGCAAAAATGAAGACACGAAGGAGGAACTGAGCGAAgaggagaaaaaacaaattaaaaaaaagaaaaacaagcttCGCCCAcggccaaaataaaaaataaaaagttgaaataaaaagTCCAGTTTTACCCTTAAACTTGACGGGGTAGAACGGTGGCCATGGTAAAACGGACGGAGGAGATAGGccgatagacagacagacagacatcgaGCAATGTAGCGtcatatagagagaaaaagtgggataaagagagagagagaagggggtttaTGAATATCCCAAGTTTGGAAAAACTAACGCAGAGAAAAATCAATAACACAAGTAACTACCTATACAGCATAAATTAGAaggtaaacaaatgaatatacaagcgagtaaataaggaaaaaactaAGGTATAAAATAATGGAGCAAGTAAAGGAATTCACGCTTAGAACATGGCGTGATATCCCCGTAGACATTTTCACTCCTAGCCTGAACAGCTGCCCTAGTTACAGCtagactaatattattattaaaacactcaACAAGCAGGTATTGTatgataattgtaaaaaaaagacTATCTCTTACATGTTATTTGCAATAAAACGTATAAGTTGGTAAAGGTTTAACTGTTAAAATCATCTTTGAATTGAATAAACGACAAATTCTGCAGTAAAACAAAGACTGCAGTGTAGAAATATTTCAGCACATGCCTTGCCAAGGTATTTTTCAGTGACCTCCACAGAATatcagttgttttattttcatgtattatcAGTCGCCATCTTGTTCTTACAATCataactcttatatatataactcgTACAAGATTGTCAGATTATTATGAACTTATCATAAGCATTAAGAAACTTCTTAACCATTTGACTGAAGGGGACCAAAAACGCAGTACTGCACATGAatgttaatcataattataatataaaaatatgcgaATCGTTGTATGCGCACATAAATAACGCCATTGGATGGTGGTAATTTAAGACTGGTTATTAAAACACAAGAATGTATATAGCAGCCGCATCCATCTTGGATCGAGTATTCTTATATAGGTCTAGTTATTTTGAAACGTAATTATTACACTTCAATTCGGTAGAAGTGCTGAACAGTGATGGTTATTGCCGgcaactttgctctctctctctctctctctctctcttcaataggCCTATGTGTATAACAGATGGTTGATTTCCCCCTTAGACCTATATAGCCAGCATATCCACTGTATTGGGAAATACGTGTCCTATTCATACTGGATTAATCATTATCCTCCTACGAGGATTTGGCAAACCTAATTCAAGCTTGATCGCGGTGGAATAAAAACAGCTGCACACCGAAGTATTAAGGGAAATATATTTcagttaaaacaaataaaaattgaagtgATTGAACGACAGCAGTGTAGTCTAGTACCACACGCTTGGCTTTAAATTAGGGAATATAGGAGAAAGGCACCGAATTTAATATGGTTTGTTTTTAGGCTTCAAGATTATTTGTACAAAGTAAATTTAAGTCAacgtggataaaattctgaatgtaattctgttaaaaaggtaaaatattatatattttctctaataagcgataaaaaaatcatggaaatatATACGTGTGGATACGCTATACCTTTGTTTCTAAGGCTTAGAAAAGCTTTGGTTTTGACATGCTGACAACACTAAACTTGTATACTAGGCCTATAAAAATTTTCAATCGAAAGTTTTATGGTTAACAGGTGATATTATAGGTCATGTCTATATTGACGTGCCACGTCTGTGTAGATACGACACGTTTAAAAATAACGAACGCGAATATCATGCAGTAAAACAGAAACGAAGCTCCTCGTCGACTGAAGCCGCACGCAGCTTGAAATCGGCCTGTCCAACCGGACGGTCGTATCGCATTGCCGCCTTTaataggtgattttttttttccttcctttcattcttttttggccAGCCTCCAGTCACTCGTTCATCCTGGATGAATTTGAACATGCAAAAATCGTCGAGGAAAGAAGTCCAACCGGAGAATGGTGAcaaacagatagagaaaagcgAAGGATATGAACGATGCAAGAGGTTTGGTTCCCGAGCGGGAAGAAGTTTAAGCTCTGCGAACGACCGGCGTTTTCCACGGTCGTACCACGCCAGTGTTTGTCGGCCAGTGATCGGGGCAGCACCCGTTTTTGGACGACACTTGTATTCCCTCATTTCTTTTGGTATGTATTTTCCCAGTTTTAATAACTAACCGTCGTTTTTTCGTTATTATCCGCGTTTTAGCTGTTATCGTTATAACGCCGCCGCGCGGCGAAAGTAAAGGCGTCCGCAACGTTCTCGTCATGTCTCTACCTCTCTTATCgtcgatttatttattctttttttcatttcctttcctccaTTCCTCACGTTACGAGCGTCTCCTATCAAAGAATAGGGAGACGGAGACTGACAGACGCCCACAGATATACCGAAAGGAGAAAAAATGAGGGAAGCAAGAATGTGAGAGAGAAGATGAGTCTGGGGGGGATTCCACCAAGAAGTACGCCACGTGACCGCATAGAAGTATGAGGTCTCATCAGGCTGGTAcgtttgtacgtgtgtgtgtatgtgtgtttacccTGCTACGTTACTTAAGTAAGTAATCAGTGTTTGGCCATTTATTTCGATAAGTCTGTAAAACACTCATTCACTTTCAACATTTCAATACATCTCACAATATAGGTAGGCCTTGTGACAACAGATTAAATCGTTCCTTTTTCTTAGTAACAACATCACGCGGTGTTCCTCAAGGCCGCTCCGTTGgtcttattttttcccctcccaatCTTGTCATCAGAGCCTTTGTTATCCTTCCTACCTTGGTATAGGCTAGGCCTTACCACAGCAATCCCTTACAACACAAATATGATAATTTTCCCCGTTCCATAACGCCCATACTGCCTCAGTGCATCTCCAGTATTCAGTCCAAAGCCAGTCTAGATCTAGAATCGTGGTGCAGGTGGTAACGGGTCACATGAAGGCCTGAAAGCCAATTGAGGGGTTTAATATATAGTGTCGCATACTAGGCGGAGTCTAGTTTTCGTATTGACAGCAGTTTCTGATTTTGTATGACGCAATGTTAGTATAGAAATGGGCATTATTGCACATCgttcatgtaattatatattctatatatatagatatatatatatatatatatatatatatatatttatctgtgtacatacatacatattcagttGCATTCCACAACTGAATtgccatatcttcgtgcctaagaagatgcCAGTACTATACATACAAATACGTGAACGATATcttaccacgagagagagagagagagagagttcatgaaATGTtgggaaatattttcttgttcaaTAAAGATTCAGCGTATTACGTCTAACATACCAGACCGAGAATAACTTATTCATAAGTGCAAGAATATTTATATTGaacttaagtttctctctctctctctctctctctcgcttctcctctcgtctctctctctctctctctctctctctctctctcttatatattatatatatatatatatatatatatatatatatacatataaccagtAAATCTGAGACTTTTTCAATTCTCACACAATTAATCAAGATCAGAGTCTGACATTACGGAAGTACATTTGCCCTACTTTACTGCAAATACACTTAATAGGCCTATGCAATCCAGATTTTTTCGCATACTAGTCCTGTGCATTACATAGATTTCAACTTACTAGTCCTATGCATATTGCAGAGATTTCAACTTACTAGGCCTATGCATTGCAGAGATTTAAACTTACTAGTCCTATGCATATTGCAGAGATTTCAACTTACTAGGCCTATGCATTGCAGAGATTTCAACTTACTAGTCCTACGCATTGCAGAGATTTCAACTTACTAGGCCTATGCATTGCAGAGATTTCAACTTACTAGTCCTATGCATTGCAGAGATTTCAACTTACTAGTCCTATGCATTGCAGAGATTTCAACTTACTAGGCCTATGCATTCCAGAGCTTTTTGCATACTAGTCCTATGCATTCCAGAGCGTGGTCCTCCTCCATCAGCAGCATCATGGCGGCCTACATCAATGCCTTGGAGTTGATCTCCGAGGTGCAGATGCGACCCATCATTTGGGACACTTCGTCAGACGAGTACAAAGACCGAGCTAAGAAGGCCGAGGCGTGGGCGGAGGTCTGTCGAACACTGTTCTTGGACTATGAGCTGAGGTCTGCAGCTGACCAGATAAATTTGGGTAAGATTAGTTAGTACCCAACTCGTCATTTTTGGATTAGGATAATTGCTTGGTTAAATACGAGTAATCCTTTGGGTAAGATTAGTTCACAACTTTGAAGTTTCAAGTCGACTTTTTGAAAGCCGCATATGTAGTACAAgagcaaaacctttatttatagtgtaaaaaaattcaaaaatagtattttattttaccaACTATAAATACCAAGTAATCCTGAAGTgccatgaaaagtaaaataattcaccaaattttttctctctcttttatttaaaaaaatacactttaaaggactttttacaataaatacatgtacaagatatgtaatttatgtacagaatcaatacaattatatatattaattcacctACTTGGAGGACCACAGTAACTCAATATAAACATGCATAACCATTTTTTGCTATAGATGATTAAACTGTGAAAGTTGGAGACTCAAGAGACATGCAACATCAATAAACTGGCCTACTTTAACTTGCATTAATGTTGAATTGGATCTGATTTTCAGAAAGAGAAGTTCTCGGGAGGTGGAAGAGCATTCGAGACTGCTACACGAAGGATTACAAGAAGTTTGCAAATAAAAGTAGCCAGGGCCACCGGACCAAAAAGTCTCGTCGTTACATTTTCTCGAAGCAGTTGGCTTTCCTGAGGAAGGTCATGAAAACCAAAACTAGCGGGAGTACGGCATCTCCACTCCAAGACACTGACGAGGGGACAGAGAGCATCTTGGATATGTCGAATGCGCCGGGAAAAGTTCATCCGTTGCCCTTTGAAAGGGTGAAGAGGGCTAGGTCTCCAGCTGGCGGAGAGGCGAAGCAAATCCTGGATAAGAGAAAAAGGGTTTCTTCGAGCAATGAGATCGTGCAGGCCAAGGAGAGAGGCAAGAATTTGTCGCTGGAAGACAGAATAAGGCAATTGATCGAAGAACACGGTGAGCAGAGGAATGACGAAGACAAGGACTTCTTCATGTCGATGCTCCCTTCAGTGCGTAGACTTAACGAAGACCAAAAGCTCGAATTCAGAGTACAGGTCCTGCTGGCACTGCAAAATGTCAGAGCAGGACAGCGCAATTTGCAAAGCCCTTGGCCGCAGTCCTCAAATCCTTCTTGTGTGCTTGTTCAACGTAGTCAGGCCAGTGCTGTTGGTCAGACTGGACATTCTGATGCTGTTGAAATGGTCAGTAACGAAAGCACTGGTGGAGCACCTCGCTCTGCACCAGAGTCTCCGTGTAAAACCAAGCAAGAATGCGACAGTCCTTCTCCAGCGCCGCCTTCCCCAGAGACAAAAGACTATCACCTCCTAATGTAGAGTGACTAGGTACGATATCTGATTCGTttatttaaaacaggaaaaaaaacaagatcgAATGAAAATACAGAGTTGTCAGTTTGATCTCAAGTCATGTGGATAGCATCGATGATCAGACCAAGGGCCATTCAGTTGTTACGTTCAGGAGACACTTTAATAAACATATCTATAAGTTACTTTAGATTGTTAACCTGATTGTGACTCCATCCTAAGGAAAACTA from Macrobrachium nipponense isolate FS-2020 chromosome 22, ASM1510439v2, whole genome shotgun sequence includes the following:
- the LOC135198676 gene encoding uncharacterized protein LOC135198676 isoform X9, with amino-acid sequence MSKPYTSIENRVRVVQLYEEGLRTGVISQKTGVKQRTVQNILKTFRESGGKEVPKARISTGRPPIISKRGLRVLARNIEANPTLTARQLKAENPDVVAGASVRTVQRRLQEDLPPLICTARVQERLGPDAAPSQSTSTATKDDRSATESKLAKKRTGKKNEAAQGRQKMENKVGVPGGLETKVCGLHFTADDVLWEVSHCDEKSGRTVTAPLANPRLRQGAVPSLMPPDCPPPCLLTAPNSSYSAGRGGGGGRGRSSLPSVSEVPKSELSGVDSVFVWEGPDIRPTQGRETKVPSTIGIDRSKKIGELKASAPLPSTSKTRGSTRKKNKLEREEVEDEEEEEKDTKKLKLEEEDWKEEETDPLELEHFQEIKIEEEDPLSDPYLLDEGASDDGLADIIASVKQEYTSWTDKSNQDNQKVVVAEEDFSQKKITSKQSETKTGIVGEELYTLADKSPEDLTRTTKSVPFKWKDETPQGKSSQEERTAKRRRKVLKENSESDTEFSQHFTKDVYDVFGMHVAKTLRDINNIEVFNRVKIKINDILLDALAGDFSSPGFKIKPSVGTQFPPVGEEVSNTTPPGQSFGRKALSEKNFSAPRKGTHKKAVLVVSPGLDKTQKSSVDHSSSIPQQSRIPVTSHSINQPTTLPVHSSLPETTYTTSVHPLVCTSQHSSIPTTSHVLGQPVTVPVTFIVPGKTQAKTVDPHGTTSNLNRMTETTQCANMIAVLPAASFGLAITPTRSGSIPQSSGVPETTQRSTDATQTSTVDPSGSISQQSEIPVTTQTIPHLHPISSSQSSGVPETTHRSTDATQTSSVDPSGSISQHSETPVPTQTIPNLPHVPGKRKKNLAARNPLES
- the LOC135198676 gene encoding uncharacterized protein LOC135198676 isoform X10, with protein sequence MVYCSVFGCRESDKGPHKLFSFPKDPGLSQIWAYACRRSDKRVGVDIKGFMCCKHFSLAQYDRNLRFELTNQQKPKNYRGLKKDAVPDQNLPMKFTPAKQTGTARVQERLGPDAAPSQSTSTATKDDRSATESKLAKKRTGKKNEAAQGRQKMENKVGVPGGLETKVCGLHFTADDVLWEVSHCDEKSGRTVTAPLANPRLRQGAVPSLMPPDCPPPCLLTAPNSSYSAGRGGGGGRGRSSLPSVSEVPKSELSGVDSVFVWEGPDIRPTQGRETKVPSTIGIDRSKKIGELKASAPLPSTSKTRGSTRKKNKLEREEVEDEEEEEKDTKKLKLEEEDWKEEETDPLELEHFQEIKIEEEDPLSDPYLLDEGASDDGLADIIASVKQEYTSWTDKSNQDNQKVVVAEEDFSQKKITSKQSETKTGIVGEELYTLADKSPEDLTRTTKSVPFKWKDETPQGKSSQEERTAKRRRKVLKENSESDTEFSQHFTKDVYDVFGMHVAKTLRDINNIEVFNRVKIKINDILLDALAGDFSSPGFKIKPSVGTQFPPVGEEVSNTTPPGQSFGRKALSEKNFSAPRKGTHKKAVLVVSPGLDKTQKSSVDHSSSIPQQSRIPVTSHSINQPTTLPVHSSLPETTYTTSVHPLVCTSQHSSIPTTSHVLGQPVTVPVTFIVPGKTQAKTVDPHGTTSNLNRMTETTQCANMIAVLPAASFGLAITPTRSGSIPQSSGVPETTQRSTDATQTSTVDPSGSISQQSEIPVTTQTIPHLHPISSSQSSGVPETTHRSTDATQTSSVDPSGSISQHSETPVPTQTIPNLPHVPGKRKKNLAARNPLES